In Pseudomonas putida, a genomic segment contains:
- a CDS encoding septal ring lytic transglycosylase RlpA family protein → MLIRSLGTLALFSLLAGCASQDIDPSGYDKTGTASYYGSRHHGKRTASGEAFNQHGLTAAHRSLPFGSKVLVTNLANQRSVVVRINDRGPHTRGRLIDLSRAAAEKIGMLRSGTARVRVQGLSD, encoded by the coding sequence TTGCTAATTAGATCCTTGGGCACCCTGGCCCTCTTCTCCCTCCTGGCCGGCTGCGCCAGCCAAGACATCGACCCCAGCGGTTACGACAAGACCGGCACCGCCTCGTATTACGGCTCGCGTCACCACGGCAAACGCACCGCCAGCGGCGAAGCCTTCAACCAGCACGGCCTCACCGCTGCCCACCGCAGCCTGCCGTTCGGCAGCAAGGTGCTGGTGACCAACCTCGCCAACCAGCGCAGCGTCGTGGTCCGCATCAACGACCGTGGCCCGCACACGCGCGGGCGGTTGATCGACCTGTCACGCGCCGCAGCGGAAAAAATCGGCATGCTGCGTAGCGGAACCGCGCGAGTCCGGGTACAAGGGCTGAGCGACTAA
- a CDS encoding AEC family transporter, which yields MLALLIQTLNITAPVFAMLFMGILLKRIHLIDDNFNRVASQLVFNVCMPALLFLGIYHADLAAAVKPGVILYFVAATLVGFAVAWGLAIWRSPLADRGIYTQGAFRGNNGVIGLALAASLYGDYGISLGAVLAGLVILMYNSLSAVVLAVYSPDLKSDPWSICKSIFSNPLIISVLVATPMAYGQVPLPNWLLTSGDYLAQMTLPLALICIGGTLSLTALRDSGKLAIDASLVKMVWLPLIGTLGAWLCGFRGAELGILFLYIGSPTAAASYVMARAANGNHELAASIIVITTLMAAITTNIGIFILQWGGWI from the coding sequence ATGCTCGCCCTTCTCATCCAGACGCTGAATATCACGGCGCCCGTCTTCGCCATGCTGTTCATGGGCATTCTGCTCAAACGCATTCACCTCATCGACGACAATTTCAACCGTGTCGCCTCGCAGCTGGTGTTCAACGTCTGCATGCCGGCGCTGCTGTTCCTCGGTATCTACCACGCCGACCTGGCTGCGGCAGTCAAACCGGGGGTAATCCTTTATTTCGTCGCCGCCACCCTGGTCGGCTTCGCAGTGGCCTGGGGCCTGGCGATCTGGCGTAGCCCGCTGGCCGACCGGGGCATCTACACCCAGGGAGCCTTTCGCGGCAACAATGGCGTGATCGGCCTGGCCCTGGCCGCCAGCCTCTATGGCGACTACGGCATTTCCCTGGGAGCAGTGCTCGCCGGCCTGGTCATCCTCATGTACAACTCGCTGTCGGCAGTGGTGCTGGCGGTGTACAGCCCGGACCTCAAGTCCGACCCGTGGAGCATCTGCAAGAGCATCTTCAGCAACCCGCTGATCATCAGCGTGCTGGTGGCGACGCCAATGGCCTACGGCCAGGTACCATTGCCCAACTGGCTGCTCACCTCGGGCGACTACCTGGCGCAGATGACCCTGCCGCTGGCGCTGATCTGCATCGGCGGCACCTTGTCGCTGACGGCGCTGCGCGACAGCGGCAAGCTGGCCATCGATGCCAGCCTGGTGAAGATGGTCTGGCTGCCGCTGATCGGCACGCTCGGCGCCTGGCTCTGCGGGTTCCGTGGTGCCGAGCTGGGCATCCTGTTCCTGTACATCGGCAGCCCCACCGCGGCTGCCAGCTACGTCATGGCCCGTGCGGCCAATGGCAACCACGAGCTGGCCGCGTCGATCATCGTGATCACTACATTGATGGCGGCGATCACCACCAACATCGGCATTTTCATCTTGCAGTGGGGCGGATGGATCTAG
- a CDS encoding response regulator transcription factor, protein MSDENQVEGEELPHLLLVDDDATFTRVMARAMSRRGFRVSTAGSAEEGLELAQQDLPDYAALDLKMEGDSGLVLLPKLLELDPEMRVVILTGYSSIATAVEAVKRGACNYLCKPADADDVLAALLSEHTDLDTLVPENPMSVDRLQWEHIQRVLNEHEGNISATARALGMHRRTLQRKLQKRPVRR, encoded by the coding sequence ATGAGTGACGAAAACCAGGTCGAAGGCGAAGAACTGCCGCACCTGCTGTTAGTGGACGACGATGCCACCTTCACCCGGGTGATGGCGCGCGCCATGAGCCGCCGCGGTTTCCGCGTGAGCACTGCCGGATCCGCCGAGGAAGGGCTGGAGCTGGCCCAGCAGGACCTGCCTGACTATGCGGCGCTGGACCTGAAGATGGAGGGCGACTCGGGCCTGGTGCTGCTGCCCAAGCTGCTGGAGCTGGATCCAGAGATGCGCGTGGTGATCCTGACGGGTTATTCGAGCATCGCCACGGCGGTCGAGGCGGTCAAGCGCGGGGCCTGCAACTACCTGTGCAAGCCGGCCGATGCCGACGATGTGCTGGCGGCGTTGCTGTCCGAGCACACCGACCTCGATACCCTGGTCCCCGAGAACCCGATGTCGGTCGACCGTTTGCAGTGGGAGCACATTCAGCGCGTGCTCAATGAGCACGAGGGCAATATCTCGGCCACCGCCCGGGCGCTGGGCATGCACCGCCGGACCTTGCAGCGCAAACTGCAGAAGCGGCCGGTTCGGCGCTGA
- a CDS encoding calcium/sodium antiporter, which produces MGVALVLLIGGADLLVRVALRLAQHLHVRPLIIGLSLVAFGSTAPQLTVSLQAAYQGAPDVAVGSVIGSNIFNVLVILGLAALIIPLRVSRQLVRLDIPLMIVASGLVYALCANGQLGRVEGLLLLLALVGYLAMLWHQSRHYARTYPAPAPVAVKPGRFWSVTMLQVAFGLAMLSLAGHLLLEAAVEVATDLGLSERIIGLTVVAVCTSLPELAAALVAALRGEREIAVGTVIGSNLFNLLAVLGLTALVTPEPLSISPNALGFDLPVMLGVAALSLPVFYSGYRITRAEGLVFLCLYLAYGLHVAAFTMGMPLAGRLERLMLFYVLPVLGAVLLFTTVRAWRRQH; this is translated from the coding sequence CTGGGCGTGGCACTGGTGTTGCTGATCGGCGGTGCCGACCTGCTCGTGCGTGTCGCCCTGCGCCTGGCCCAGCACCTGCACGTTCGGCCGCTGATCATCGGCCTGAGCCTGGTGGCTTTCGGCAGCACCGCGCCACAACTCACGGTAAGCCTGCAGGCCGCCTACCAGGGGGCGCCCGACGTTGCCGTAGGCAGCGTGATCGGCAGCAACATCTTCAACGTGCTGGTGATCCTCGGCCTGGCCGCGCTGATCATTCCACTGCGGGTATCCCGCCAGCTGGTACGCCTGGACATTCCCTTGATGATCGTCGCCAGCGGCCTGGTCTACGCGCTTTGCGCCAATGGCCAACTGGGCCGTGTCGAAGGGCTGCTGCTGTTGCTGGCCCTGGTCGGCTACCTGGCCATGCTATGGCACCAGTCGCGCCACTATGCACGCACCTATCCGGCTCCGGCACCGGTCGCCGTAAAACCCGGCCGCTTCTGGTCGGTGACGATGCTGCAGGTTGCCTTCGGCCTGGCGATGCTGAGCCTGGCGGGTCATTTGCTGCTGGAGGCCGCCGTCGAGGTGGCCACCGACCTGGGGTTGTCCGAGCGGATCATCGGCCTGACAGTGGTCGCGGTCTGCACGTCCCTGCCGGAACTGGCCGCCGCGCTGGTCGCCGCCCTGCGCGGCGAGCGGGAGATCGCCGTGGGCACGGTGATTGGCAGCAACCTGTTCAACCTGCTGGCGGTGCTGGGGCTGACCGCGCTGGTCACCCCCGAGCCGTTGAGCATTTCACCCAATGCCCTGGGCTTCGACCTGCCGGTGATGCTCGGCGTCGCCGCCTTGAGCCTGCCGGTGTTCTACTCCGGCTACCGCATCACCCGCGCCGAGGGCCTGGTGTTCCTCTGCCTGTACCTGGCCTACGGCCTGCACGTGGCGGCCTTCACCATGGGCATGCCGCTGGCCGGCCGCCTGGAACGGCTGATGCTGTTCTATGTGCTGCCGGTGCTCGGGGCGGTGCTGCTGTTCACCACGGTGCGGGCCTGGCGACGGCAGCACTGA
- a CDS encoding amino acid permease has translation MQDQSTPEQLQRGLKNRHIQLIALGGAIGTGLFLGIAQTIQLAGPSVLLGYAIAGLMAFLIMRQLGEMVVEEPVAGSFSHFAHQYWSEFAGFVSGWNYWVVYVLVGMAELTAVGIYVQYWWPGFPTWATAAIFFVIINLINLTQVKVYGEMEFWFALIKVVAIVSMIGFGAWLLGSGHGGPDASVANLWQHGGFFPNGVGGLVMALAVIMFSFGGLELVGITAAEAANPRASIPKATNQVVYRILIFYIGALAVLLSLYPWQKVVQGGSPFVMIFHELDSDLVATILNVVVLTAALSVYNSCVYANSRMLFGLASQGDAPRQLLKVSRRGVPLTALGVSAFATGLCVLINYLRPGEAFGLLMALAVSALVINWASISITHLKFRKAKLAAGITPFYKSLGHPLTNYLCLAFIVLILVVMFLTPSVRISVLLIPAWILVLWVAFCIKKARQAR, from the coding sequence ATGCAAGACCAGAGCACGCCCGAGCAGTTGCAGCGCGGGCTGAAGAACCGTCATATCCAGCTGATCGCGCTGGGCGGTGCCATCGGCACCGGGTTGTTCCTGGGCATCGCCCAGACCATTCAGCTGGCCGGCCCGTCGGTTCTGCTGGGGTATGCCATCGCCGGCCTGATGGCCTTCCTGATCATGCGCCAACTGGGCGAGATGGTGGTCGAAGAGCCGGTTGCAGGCAGTTTCAGCCACTTCGCCCACCAGTACTGGAGCGAGTTCGCGGGGTTCGTCTCGGGCTGGAACTACTGGGTGGTGTACGTGCTCGTGGGCATGGCCGAGCTCACCGCCGTGGGTATCTACGTGCAGTACTGGTGGCCCGGCTTCCCGACCTGGGCCACGGCGGCGATCTTCTTCGTGATCATCAACCTGATCAACCTCACCCAGGTGAAGGTCTATGGCGAGATGGAGTTCTGGTTCGCCTTGATCAAGGTGGTGGCGATCGTCAGCATGATCGGCTTCGGCGCCTGGCTGCTGGGCAGTGGCCACGGTGGCCCGGATGCCAGCGTGGCCAACCTCTGGCAGCACGGTGGATTCTTCCCCAACGGCGTCGGTGGCCTGGTCATGGCCCTGGCGGTGATCATGTTCTCGTTCGGCGGCCTGGAGTTGGTCGGCATCACCGCGGCCGAGGCCGCCAACCCGCGGGCGAGCATTCCCAAGGCCACCAACCAGGTGGTGTACCGCATCCTGATCTTCTACATCGGCGCACTGGCGGTACTGCTGTCGCTGTACCCGTGGCAGAAGGTGGTGCAGGGCGGCAGCCCGTTCGTGATGATCTTCCACGAGCTGGACAGCGACCTGGTGGCGACCATTCTCAACGTGGTGGTGCTCACCGCCGCGCTGTCGGTGTACAACAGCTGCGTGTACGCCAACAGCCGCATGCTGTTCGGCCTTGCCAGCCAAGGTGATGCGCCGCGCCAGCTGCTCAAGGTGAGCCGCCGTGGCGTGCCGTTGACGGCCCTGGGGGTCTCGGCGTTCGCCACCGGGTTGTGCGTGCTGATCAACTACCTGCGGCCGGGTGAGGCGTTCGGCCTGTTGATGGCGCTGGCGGTGTCGGCGCTGGTGATCAACTGGGCGAGCATCAGCATCACCCATCTGAAGTTCCGCAAGGCCAAGTTGGCGGCGGGCATCACGCCGTTCTACAAGAGCCTGGGGCACCCGCTGACCAACTACCTGTGCCTGGCATTCATCGTATTGATCCTGGTGGTCATGTTCCTGACCCCGAGCGTGCGTATCTCGGTGCTGCTGATCCCGGCGTGGATCCTGGTGCTGTGGGTGGCGTTCTGCATCAAGAAGGCCCGGCAGGCCAGGTAA
- a CDS encoding ATP-binding protein yields the protein MLAAVQPLSATRQNLWRLTVIRVLVLAAQAGSVGVAYWTDLLPLPWLSLAATLALSSILCAFTALRLRLSLPVTELEYALQLACDLLIHSALLYYSGGSTNPFVSYYLVPLAIAAVTLPWLYSLILSGIALTAYSLLLVQFYPLEGLPMARDKMQVYGMWLSIALAAAVITFFAARMAEELRRQEQLRAERREESLRDEQLLAVATQAAGAAHELGTPLATMSVLLNEMRQDHADPQLQEDLAILQDQVKLCKETLQQLVRAAEANRRLDIGEQDVTAWLDEALNRWHLMRPEASYRFQRLRDGQVPRLTPPPDLTQALLNLLNNAADACPDDLEVRLDWDAEDILISIRDHGPGVPPAIAEAIGKPFITTKGKGFGLGLFLSKASVTRAGGSVKLYSHEQGGTLTELRLPYGKRGDE from the coding sequence ATGCTCGCTGCCGTACAACCGCTGTCCGCTACTCGCCAGAATCTCTGGCGCCTGACCGTCATCCGCGTGCTGGTACTGGCTGCCCAGGCCGGCTCCGTGGGCGTCGCCTACTGGACCGACCTGCTGCCGCTGCCATGGTTGTCGCTGGCCGCCACACTGGCGCTGTCGTCGATCCTCTGCGCCTTCACGGCCTTGCGCCTGCGCCTTTCGTTGCCGGTCACCGAGCTCGAATATGCCTTGCAGTTGGCCTGCGACCTGCTGATCCACAGCGCGTTGCTGTATTACTCCGGCGGCTCGACCAACCCGTTCGTATCCTACTATCTGGTGCCGCTGGCGATTGCCGCGGTGACCTTGCCCTGGCTGTATTCGCTGATACTGTCGGGCATCGCGCTGACGGCCTACAGCTTGTTGCTGGTGCAGTTCTACCCGCTCGAAGGGCTGCCGATGGCGCGGGACAAGATGCAGGTCTATGGCATGTGGCTGAGCATTGCCCTGGCCGCCGCGGTGATCACCTTCTTCGCCGCGCGCATGGCCGAGGAGTTGCGCCGCCAGGAGCAATTGCGTGCCGAGCGCCGTGAAGAAAGCCTGCGTGACGAGCAGTTGCTGGCGGTGGCTACCCAGGCCGCGGGGGCGGCGCACGAGCTGGGCACCCCACTGGCGACCATGAGCGTGCTGCTCAACGAGATGCGCCAGGATCACGCCGACCCGCAGTTGCAGGAAGACCTGGCGATCCTCCAGGACCAGGTCAAGCTGTGCAAGGAAACCCTCCAGCAGTTGGTGCGCGCCGCCGAGGCCAACCGCCGCCTGGACATCGGCGAGCAGGACGTCACCGCCTGGCTGGACGAGGCGCTGAACCGTTGGCACCTGATGCGCCCCGAGGCCAGCTACCGCTTCCAGCGTCTGCGTGACGGCCAGGTACCACGGCTGACGCCGCCGCCAGACCTGACCCAGGCCCTTTTGAACCTGTTGAACAACGCCGCCGATGCCTGCCCGGACGATCTCGAGGTGCGCCTGGACTGGGACGCCGAGGACATCCTGATCAGCATTCGCGACCATGGCCCGGGCGTGCCGCCGGCCATTGCCGAGGCCATCGGCAAACCCTTTATTACCACCAAAGGCAAGGGCTTCGGCCTGGGCCTTTTCTTGAGCAAGGCCAGCGTTACGCGTGCGGGCGGTTCGGTAAAACTCTATAGTCATGAACAGGGTGGCACCCTCACCGAACTGCGCCTGCCCTATGGCAAGCGAGGAGATGAATGA
- a CDS encoding ABC transporter substrate-binding protein, whose amino-acid sequence MLKHAVIPFLLGAGLIAQTPAALAASNLVFCSEGSPAGFDPGQYTTGTDFDASAETVFNRLTQFERGGTRVIPGLATQWEVSDDGKVYTFHLREGVKFHTTDYFKPSREFNADDVLFTFDRMRDKNHPFRKAYPTEFPYFTDMGMDQNIAQIEKLDEHTVRFTLNQVDAAFIQNLAMSFASIQSAEYAEQLLKQGKAADINQKPIGTGPFVFSKYQKDAQIRFKGNKDYWQPDDVKIDNLIFAITTDASVRMQKLKKNECQITLFPRPADIEPLKADKNLQMPDQAGFNLGYIAYNVMDKLKGSSVPNPLAELKVRQALDMAVDKKKIIESVYQGAGQLAVNAMPPTQWSYDTSIKDAPYDPEKAKQLLKEAGIKEGTEITLWAMPVQRPYNPNAKLMAEMLQSDWSKIGIKAKIVSYEWGEYIKRSKGGEQGAMLIGWSGDNGDPDNWLGTLYGCDAIDGNNFSKWCYKPYDDLIKQAKATSDQAKRTELYQKAQHILKEQVPITPIAHSTVYQPMSVKVQGFKISPFALNSFYGVSVAK is encoded by the coding sequence ATGCTCAAACATGCAGTCATTCCGTTCCTGCTCGGCGCAGGCCTGATCGCCCAGACCCCAGCCGCCCTCGCGGCGTCCAACCTGGTGTTCTGCTCCGAAGGCAGCCCGGCAGGCTTCGACCCAGGGCAGTACACCACCGGAACCGACTTCGACGCCTCGGCCGAAACCGTGTTCAACCGCCTGACCCAGTTCGAGCGCGGCGGCACCAGGGTGATTCCAGGGCTGGCCACCCAGTGGGAGGTGTCCGACGACGGCAAGGTCTACACCTTCCATCTGCGCGAGGGCGTCAAGTTCCACACCACCGACTATTTCAAGCCCAGCCGCGAATTCAACGCCGACGACGTGCTCTTCACCTTCGACCGCATGCGTGACAAGAACCACCCGTTCCGCAAGGCCTACCCCACCGAGTTCCCCTACTTCACCGACATGGGCATGGACCAGAACATCGCCCAGATCGAGAAGCTCGACGAGCACACCGTGCGCTTCACCCTCAACCAGGTCGACGCCGCGTTCATCCAGAACCTGGCGATGAGTTTCGCCTCGATCCAGTCCGCCGAATACGCCGAGCAACTGCTCAAGCAGGGCAAGGCCGCCGACATCAACCAGAAGCCGATCGGCACCGGCCCGTTCGTGTTCAGCAAGTACCAGAAGGACGCGCAGATCCGCTTCAAGGGCAACAAGGACTACTGGCAGCCTGACGACGTGAAGATCGACAACCTGATTTTCGCCATCACCACCGACGCTTCGGTGCGCATGCAGAAGCTGAAGAAGAACGAGTGCCAGATCACCCTGTTCCCACGCCCGGCCGACATCGAGCCGCTCAAGGCCGACAAGAACCTGCAGATGCCGGATCAGGCTGGCTTCAACCTCGGCTACATCGCCTATAACGTGATGGACAAGCTCAAGGGCAGCAGCGTGCCCAACCCGCTGGCCGAGTTGAAAGTACGCCAGGCACTGGACATGGCCGTGGACAAGAAGAAGATCATCGAGTCGGTCTACCAGGGCGCGGGGCAGTTGGCGGTCAACGCCATGCCACCCACCCAGTGGTCCTATGACACAAGCATCAAGGATGCGCCCTACGATCCGGAAAAAGCCAAGCAACTGCTCAAGGAAGCCGGCATCAAGGAGGGTACCGAGATCACCCTCTGGGCCATGCCCGTGCAGCGCCCCTACAACCCCAACGCCAAGCTGATGGCCGAGATGCTCCAGTCCGACTGGAGCAAGATCGGCATCAAGGCGAAGATCGTCAGCTATGAGTGGGGCGAGTACATCAAACGTTCCAAAGGTGGCGAGCAGGGCGCCATGCTGATCGGCTGGAGTGGCGACAACGGTGACCCCGACAACTGGCTGGGCACGCTCTACGGTTGCGATGCCATCGACGGCAACAACTTCTCCAAGTGGTGCTACAAGCCCTACGACGACCTCATCAAGCAAGCCAAGGCTACCTCCGACCAGGCCAAGCGTACCGAGCTGTACCAGAAGGCCCAGCACATCCTCAAGGAACAGGTGCCGATCACGCCGATCGCCCACTCCACGGTCTATCAGCCGATGAGTGTCAAGGTGCAGGGCTTCAAGATCAGTCCCTTCGCTCTGAACTCGTTCTACGGCGTCAGCGTGGCCAAGTAA
- the gatB gene encoding Asp-tRNA(Asn)/Glu-tRNA(Gln) amidotransferase subunit GatB, translating into MQWEVVIGLEIHTQLATQSKIFSGSATTFGSEPNTQASLVDLGMPGVLPVLNQEAVRMACMFGLAIDAEIGKRNVFARKNYFYPDLPKGYQISQMDLPIVGKGHLDIALEDGTIKRIGVTRAHLEEDAGKSLHEDFSGSTGIDLNRAGTPLLEIVSEPDMRSAKEAVAYVKAIHALVRYLGICDGNMAEGSLRCDCNVSIRPKGQAEFGTRCEIKNVNSFRFIERAINSEIQRQIDLIEDGGKVVQETRLYDPNKDETRSMRSKEEANDYRYFPDPDLLPVVIEDSFLETVRAGLPELPPQKVERFQSQYGLSAYDANVLASSREQADYFEEVVKIGGDAKLAANWVMVELGSLLNKLGIEIDQAPVSAAHLGGMLLRIRDNTISGKIAKTVFEAMAAGEGDADSIIESKGLKQVTDTGAIDKMLDEVLAANAEQVEQYRAADEAKRGKMFGFFVGQAMKASKGKANPGQVNQLLKAKLEG; encoded by the coding sequence CAGCTGGCCACCCAGTCGAAGATCTTCTCCGGCAGCGCCACCACCTTCGGCTCCGAGCCGAACACCCAGGCCAGCCTGGTCGACCTCGGCATGCCGGGCGTGCTGCCGGTGCTGAACCAGGAGGCCGTGCGCATGGCCTGCATGTTCGGCCTGGCGATCGATGCCGAGATCGGCAAGCGCAACGTGTTCGCGCGCAAGAACTACTTCTACCCCGATCTGCCCAAGGGCTACCAGATCAGCCAGATGGACCTGCCGATCGTCGGCAAGGGCCACCTGGACATCGCCCTTGAAGACGGCACCATCAAGCGTATCGGCGTCACCCGTGCGCACCTGGAAGAAGACGCCGGCAAGAGCCTGCACGAAGACTTCAGCGGCTCCACCGGCATCGACCTGAACCGCGCCGGCACGCCGCTGCTGGAAATCGTTTCCGAGCCTGATATGCGCAGCGCCAAGGAAGCGGTGGCCTACGTCAAGGCGATCCACGCCCTGGTGCGCTACCTGGGCATCTGCGACGGCAACATGGCCGAAGGCTCGCTGCGTTGCGACTGCAACGTGTCGATCCGCCCGAAGGGCCAGGCCGAGTTCGGCACCCGCTGCGAGATCAAGAACGTCAACTCGTTCCGCTTCATCGAGCGCGCCATCAACAGCGAGATCCAGCGCCAGATCGACCTGATCGAAGACGGCGGCAAGGTGGTGCAGGAAACCCGCCTGTACGACCCGAACAAGGACGAAACCCGCTCGATGCGCAGCAAGGAGGAAGCCAACGACTACCGTTACTTCCCCGATCCAGACCTGCTGCCGGTAGTCATCGAGGACAGTTTCCTGGAAACCGTCCGCGCCGGCCTGCCGGAGCTGCCTCCGCAGAAGGTCGAGCGTTTCCAGAGCCAGTACGGTCTGTCGGCCTACGACGCCAACGTGCTGGCTTCCAGCCGTGAACAAGCGGATTACTTCGAGGAAGTGGTGAAGATTGGCGGCGACGCCAAGCTGGCCGCCAACTGGGTCATGGTCGAACTGGGCAGCCTGCTGAACAAGCTGGGTATCGAGATCGACCAGGCACCGGTCAGCGCCGCGCATCTGGGCGGGATGCTGCTGCGCATCCGCGACAACACCATCAGCGGCAAGATCGCCAAGACCGTGTTCGAGGCCATGGCTGCCGGTGAAGGCGATGCCGACAGCATCATCGAAAGCAAAGGCCTCAAGCAGGTTACCGATACCGGTGCCATCGACAAGATGCTCGACGAAGTGCTGGCCGCCAACGCCGAGCAGGTCGAACAGTACCGCGCTGCCGACGAGGCCAAGCGTGGCAAGATGTTCGGCTTCTTCGTCGGCCAGGCGATGAAGGCGTCCAAAGGCAAGGCCAACCCGGGGCAGGTGAACCAATTGCTCAAGGCCAAGCTCGAAGGGTGA
- a CDS encoding SIMPL domain-containing protein (The SIMPL domain is named for its presence in mouse protein SIMPL (signalling molecule that associates with mouse pelle-like kinase). Bacterial member BP26, from Brucella, was shown to assemble into a channel-like structure, while YggE from E. coli has been associated with resistance to oxidative stress.), which produces MPIPRRGAALILSCGLLASLPALAADEPRYNQISLRAEVSKEVARDLMVVTLYSEAQNADPGKLAKQITETMNKAVQQARQVKDVKLSQGSRNSYPVYDSKGQKITGWRERAELRLESADFPALSQLTADLLQELKMGAMDFSIAPATRKSSEDALLKDAVNAFKARAQLATEALGGKGYKIVSLNLNSSGYPRPYLRSAPMAMKSMVADEAAPAPDIEAGTSEVSMNADGLIEVQMP; this is translated from the coding sequence ATGCCAATCCCACGTCGCGGCGCCGCCCTGATCCTGTCCTGCGGCCTGCTTGCCAGCCTGCCGGCCCTGGCGGCCGACGAACCGCGCTACAACCAGATATCCCTGCGCGCCGAAGTGAGCAAGGAAGTGGCCCGCGACCTGATGGTCGTGACCCTCTACAGCGAAGCGCAGAACGCCGACCCAGGCAAGCTCGCCAAGCAGATCACCGAAACCATGAACAAGGCGGTGCAACAGGCCCGCCAGGTCAAGGACGTGAAGCTCAGCCAGGGCAGCCGCAACAGCTACCCGGTCTATGACAGCAAGGGCCAGAAGATCACCGGCTGGCGCGAACGCGCCGAGCTGCGCCTGGAAAGCGCGGACTTCCCGGCGCTCTCGCAACTGACCGCCGACCTGCTGCAGGAGTTGAAGATGGGCGCCATGGACTTCTCCATCGCCCCCGCCACGCGCAAGTCCAGCGAAGACGCGCTGCTCAAGGACGCGGTCAACGCCTTCAAGGCCCGCGCCCAACTGGCCACTGAAGCACTGGGTGGCAAGGGCTACAAGATCGTCAGCCTGAACCTCAACAGCAGCGGCTACCCCCGCCCTTACCTGCGCAGCGCACCGATGGCCATGAAATCCATGGTCGCCGACGAAGCGGCCCCGGCGCCGGACATCGAAGCCGGCACCAGCGAAGTCAGCATGAACGCCGACGGCTTGATCGAAGTGCAGATGCCCTGA